Proteins encoded in a region of the Elaeis guineensis isolate ETL-2024a chromosome 7, EG11, whole genome shotgun sequence genome:
- the LOC105048369 gene encoding protein CUP-SHAPED COTYLEDON 2, which yields MESYGHHFDNSESQLPPGFRFHPTDEELITYYLLKKVLDSSFTGRAIAEIDLNKCEPWELPEKAKMGEKEWYFFSLRDRKYPTGLRTNRATDAGYWKATGKDREIYSSRTHYLVGMKKTLVFYKGRAPKGQKSNWVMHEYRLEGKFAYHFLSRSSKDEWVISRVFQKSGGSKKGRVGLTGTHFFDSAGGSTSAASLPPLLDSSPYGATAAAAAAAAGDRESCSYESSEREPVPCFSTVATATTGLTHHHLPALPALTAYGRIPAGGGAGSVFPSLRSLQESLHLPFFLSTLAPSVGGSAAAMGWDAPVHHRGGEEMGGNGWPSDLDRKAEVAGRTHPMAVGSTELDCLWTF from the exons ATGGAGAGCTATGGACACCATTTCGACAACAGCGAATCCCAGCTCCCTCCGGGTTTCCGGTTCCACCCCACCGACGAGGAGCTCATTACTTACTACCTTCTGAAGAAGGTCCTGGACAGCAGCTTCACCGGTCGAGCGATCGCTGAGATCGACCTCAACAAGTGTGAGCCCTGGGAGCTTCCAG AGAAGGCTAAGATGGGGGAGAAGGAGTGGTACTTCTTTAGCCTTCGGGACCGGAAGTACCCGACGGGGCTTAGAACTAATAGGGCTACTGATGCTGGATATTGGAAGGCAACTGGCAAGGATAGAGAGATCTACAGCTCAAGGACTCATTATCTGGTGGGGATGAAGAAGACTCTGGTGTTTTACAAGGGAAGGGCTCCCAAGGGGCAGAAGAGTAACTGGGTAATGCATGAGTACAGGTTGGAAGGCAAGTTTGCCTATCACTTCCTCTCTAGATCCTCCAAG GACGAGTGGGTGATCTCAAGGGTCTTCCAGAAGAGCGGCGGCAGCAAGAAGGGCCGGGTCGGTCTTACCGGAACCCACTTCTTCGACTCCGCCGGCGGATCTACATCCGCCGCCTCCCTCCCGCCGCTCCTCGACTCCTCGCCGTACGgcgccaccgccgccgccgccgcagcCGCCGCGGGCGACAGGGAGAGCTGCTCCTACGAGAGCAGCGAGAGGGAGCCCGTGCCCTGCTTCTCCACCGTCGCTACCGCCACCACCGGCCTCACCCACCACCACCTTCCGGCCCTACCCGCGCTGACCGCCTACGGCCGGATTCCCGCCGGCGGTGGTGCAGGGTCGGTTTTCCCCAGCCTCCGCTCCCTCCAGGAGAGCCTCCATCTACCGTTCTTTCTCTCCACGCTGGCGCCGTCGGTGGGCGGCTCTGCGGCGGCGATGGGCTGGGACGCGCCCGTGCACCACCGCGGGGGGGAGGAGATGGGTGGGAACGGCTGGCCGTCGGATCTGGATCGGAAGGCGGAGGTGGCTGGGAGGACGCATCCGATGGCGGTGGGCTCCACCGAGCTGGACTGCCTGTGGACTTTCTGA
- the LOC105048368 gene encoding 3-deoxy-manno-octulosonate cytidylyltransferase, mitochondrial isoform X1, giving the protein MAIFSSSSSEPSETGTRAWILHGLVVGSAVAAGVAGGYAALRWFGKFRSRVVGIIPARFNSSRFQGKPLVPILGKPMIQRTWERAKLASSLEHVVVATDDEKIAECCRGFGADVIMTSESCQNGTERCCEALQKLKRNYDIVVNIQGDEPLIEPEIIDGVVQALQRAPDAVFSTAVTSLKPEDGPDPNRVKCLVDKFGYAIYFSRGLIPYNKSGKVNPQFPYLLHLGIQSYDSKFLRIYRQLPPTPLQLEEDLEQLKVLENGYKMKVIKVQHDARGVDTPEDVEKIETLMRRRNIM; this is encoded by the exons ATGGCGATTTTCTCTTCCTCGTCGTCGGAACCATCGGAGACGGGCACCAGGGCGTGGATCCTCCACGGGCTGGTGGTCGGTTCCGCCGTCGCCGCGGGGGTGGCCGGTGGCTACGCCGCCCTACGCTGGTTCGGGAAGTTCCGAAGCAGGGTGGTGGGAATAATCCCCGCTCGCTTCAACTCCTCGCGCTTCCAGGGCAAGCCCCTCGTCCCAATCCTCGGCAAGCCCATGATCCAA AGGACATGGGAGAGAGCAAAGTTGGCTTCTTCTCTGGAACATGTCG TTGTGGCGACAGATGATGAAAAGATTGCAGAATGTTGTCGAGGATTTGGAGCTGATGTGATAATGACATCAGAATCTTGCCAAAATG GCACTGAACGCTGCTGTGAAGCTCTCCAAAAGCTCAAAAGAAACTATGATATTGTTGTGAACATTCAAGGAGATGAACCCCTTATTGAACCAGAGATAATAGATGGTGTAGTTCAAGCGTTGCAG AGAGCTCCTGATGCAGTGTTCAGTACTGCTGTCACATCTTTAAAACCTGAAGATGGACCTGATCCCAACCGGGTGAAGTGTTTAGTGGACAAATTTGGTTATGCAATATATTTCTCTAGGGGTTTGATTCCTTATAACAA GTCAGGGAAAGTCAATCCACAGTTTCCATATCTACTTCACCTGGGCATTCag AGTTATGATTCAAAGTTTCTTAGGATATATCGGCAACTTCCACCCACTCCATTGCAACTAGAAGAAGACCTAGAGCAACTGAAAGTTCTTGAGAATGGATACAAGATGAAG GTAATCAAGGTTCAACATGATGCACGTGGTGTAGATACTCCAGAAGATGTTGAGAAGATAGAAACACTGATGCGACGAAGAAACATCATGTAA
- the LOC105048368 gene encoding 3-deoxy-manno-octulosonate cytidylyltransferase, mitochondrial isoform X2 — MAIFSSSSSEPSETGTRAWILHGLVVGSAVAAGVAGGYAALRWFGKFRSRVVGIIPARFNSSRFQGKPLVPILGKPMIQRTWERAKLASSLEHVVVATDDEKIAECCRGFGADVIMTSESCQNGTERCCEALQKLKRNYDIVVNIQGDEPLIEPEIIDGVVQALQRAPDAVFSTAVTSLKPEDGPDPNRVKCLVDKFGYAIYFSRGLIPYNKSGKVNPQFPYLLHLGIQDISATSTHSIATRRRPRATESS; from the exons ATGGCGATTTTCTCTTCCTCGTCGTCGGAACCATCGGAGACGGGCACCAGGGCGTGGATCCTCCACGGGCTGGTGGTCGGTTCCGCCGTCGCCGCGGGGGTGGCCGGTGGCTACGCCGCCCTACGCTGGTTCGGGAAGTTCCGAAGCAGGGTGGTGGGAATAATCCCCGCTCGCTTCAACTCCTCGCGCTTCCAGGGCAAGCCCCTCGTCCCAATCCTCGGCAAGCCCATGATCCAA AGGACATGGGAGAGAGCAAAGTTGGCTTCTTCTCTGGAACATGTCG TTGTGGCGACAGATGATGAAAAGATTGCAGAATGTTGTCGAGGATTTGGAGCTGATGTGATAATGACATCAGAATCTTGCCAAAATG GCACTGAACGCTGCTGTGAAGCTCTCCAAAAGCTCAAAAGAAACTATGATATTGTTGTGAACATTCAAGGAGATGAACCCCTTATTGAACCAGAGATAATAGATGGTGTAGTTCAAGCGTTGCAG AGAGCTCCTGATGCAGTGTTCAGTACTGCTGTCACATCTTTAAAACCTGAAGATGGACCTGATCCCAACCGGGTGAAGTGTTTAGTGGACAAATTTGGTTATGCAATATATTTCTCTAGGGGTTTGATTCCTTATAACAA GTCAGGGAAAGTCAATCCACAGTTTCCATATCTACTTCACCTGGGCATTCag GATATATCGGCAACTTCCACCCACTCCATTGCAACTAGAAGAAGACCTAGAGCAACTGAAAGTTCTTGA